In a genomic window of Acidobacteriota bacterium:
- a CDS encoding CdaR family protein — translation MSANGNRWTFRALAVVIAIGIWLPASFCPRLREITTPPIEANVAGRLTIPDHERLTVLSIEPEGVQVRIRGNDELIDSLELDQVRVQVPLPDDVFAAGPYSGPREVEVVLAAEDVVLPDDQVQVVSVAPDRLVLSVDEEISVAVPVAVEWIGEPIGGISVDDENVRIEPETVTVQGARSEINKLEFALAGPIDLTGRGLDFTARQVRVRFGSEHVRVEFPTIVDVSVPMISRQPQSSGAGN, via the coding sequence ATGAGCGCGAACGGCAATCGCTGGACGTTCCGCGCGCTCGCGGTCGTGATCGCGATCGGCATCTGGCTGCCCGCGTCGTTCTGTCCGCGCCTGCGCGAGATAACGACGCCGCCGATCGAGGCGAACGTGGCGGGGCGGTTGACGATCCCCGATCACGAGCGCCTGACGGTGCTGAGCATCGAACCCGAAGGTGTTCAGGTCCGTATTCGCGGCAACGACGAGCTGATCGACTCCCTGGAACTCGATCAGGTCCGCGTCCAGGTGCCGTTGCCCGACGACGTGTTCGCCGCCGGTCCCTACAGCGGTCCGCGGGAAGTCGAGGTCGTACTCGCCGCCGAAGACGTCGTGTTGCCCGACGACCAGGTCCAGGTCGTGTCCGTGGCGCCGGATCGCCTCGTCCTGAGCGTCGACGAGGAGATCTCGGTCGCGGTGCCGGTGGCGGTCGAGTGGATCGGCGAGCCGATCGGCGGCATCAGCGTGGACGATGAGAACGTGCGGATCGAGCCGGAGACGGTCACCGTGCAAGGGGCGCGCTCCGAGATCAACAAGCTGGAGTTCGCGCTGGCCGGGCCCATCGACCTCACCGGCCGTGGCCTCGACTTCACGGCCAGGCAAGTACGCGTGCGGTTTGGCAGCGAACACGTCCGGGTCGAGTTTCCGACCATCGTCGACGTGTCCGTGCCGATGATCTCGAGGCAGCCCCAGAGCTCCGGCGCGGGCAATTGA
- the cdaA gene encoding diadenylate cyclase CdaA yields the protein MDLAQPLGLLGWRDLVDLVVVGLVVYNLLLLIRGTGGVRILVGILVLAAAAWIAALLRLDTLQASLNYLLPALPIVIVVLFQNQIRRALARVGRNPLLRLTADQTGESWIEEIVVAAQALSVRKLGALIVVERIDGLRDYAENGIVLDAAVSHDLLLTIFARDTPLHDGAVIVQKDRIAAAACFLPLTTSAGVSIEHGTRHRAAIGITEETDAVVVVVSEETGRISIAQEGRLTGDLTLRELRNQLFELLLAPGTSRPSG from the coding sequence ATGGACTTGGCGCAGCCGCTCGGACTCCTAGGCTGGAGGGATCTGGTCGACCTGGTGGTCGTCGGCCTCGTCGTCTACAACCTTCTGCTCCTCATCCGCGGCACGGGGGGCGTCCGCATCCTGGTCGGCATCCTGGTGCTGGCCGCGGCGGCGTGGATCGCGGCGCTGCTTCGCCTGGACACGCTGCAGGCCTCGCTGAACTACCTGTTGCCGGCACTGCCGATCGTCATCGTCGTTCTGTTCCAGAACCAGATCCGGCGAGCGCTGGCCCGCGTGGGCCGCAACCCCCTGCTGCGCCTGACGGCCGACCAGACGGGCGAGTCCTGGATCGAGGAGATCGTGGTCGCGGCGCAGGCCCTGTCCGTCCGGAAGCTGGGCGCGCTGATCGTGGTCGAGCGGATCGACGGCCTGCGGGACTACGCGGAGAACGGCATCGTCCTTGACGCGGCGGTTTCCCACGACCTGCTGCTGACGATCTTTGCCCGTGATACGCCGCTTCACGACGGTGCCGTGATCGTCCAGAAGGACCGCATCGCGGCCGCTGCCTGCTTTCTGCCGCTGACCACCAGCGCTGGCGTTTCCATCGAACACGGCACCCGGCACCGCGCCGCGATCGGCATCACCGAGGAGACGGACGCCGTGGTGGTCGTCGTCTCGGAGGAGACAGGCAGGATCTCGATCGCGCAGGAAGGTCGCCTGACCGGCGACCTCACCCTGCGCGAGTTGCGCAACCAGCTCTTCGAGCTGTTGCTGGCGCCCGGCACGAGCAGGCCTTCGGGATGA
- the ftsH gene encoding ATP-dependent zinc metalloprotease FtsH → MNATLKNLLLWAAIFVMVILIFNLFNQGAARRGAVIYSDFFDDVGKGRVEEVKIDTDGRVSGTYKTRPRDGVGDGSFTTQVLPEDSAILMALLREQGVRIEVEEVKENTLTMVLMTWGPLLLIVGLWIFFMRQMQSGGNRALSFGKSKAKLLNASGKKVTFKDVAGVEEAKEELSEIVEFLKEPQKFQKLGGRIPKGVLLMGPPGTGKTLLARAIAGEASVPFFSISGSDFVEMFVGVGASRVRDLFEQGKKNAPCIIFIDEIDAVGRHRGAGLGGGHDEREQTLNQLLVEMDGFETNEGVILIAATNRPDVLDPALLRPGRFDRRVVVDRPDIAGRLGILQVHSRNIPLDPDVDLQVLARGTPGFSGADLANLVNEAALIAARRNHKKVDMASFEFAKDKVIMGAERKTMMLTEQEKEVTAYHEAGHALVAAFMPEADPLHKITIIPRGRALGLTMQLPTEDKHTYRRKYVDAQIAILMGGRVAEELTQDDITTGAGNDIERATDMARQMVCEWGMSDLGPLNFGEKSEPVFLGRDFSQRSDYSDSTAQSIDTEIQAIVQRGYDRARDILSEYRELLESLARELLELESLEGDRVYQLILEATGQDLTPARPTTRIPDLEPPDEGQQAPATDDTPAPDVAGTPEPATISERQEPDPVPLPLPKPER, encoded by the coding sequence ATGAACGCAACGCTCAAGAACCTCCTCCTGTGGGCCGCCATCTTCGTGATGGTGATCCTCATCTTCAACCTGTTCAACCAGGGCGCGGCGAGGCGTGGAGCGGTCATCTACAGCGACTTCTTCGACGACGTCGGGAAGGGCCGCGTGGAAGAGGTCAAGATCGACACGGACGGCAGGGTGAGCGGCACCTACAAGACCCGGCCGCGTGACGGCGTGGGCGACGGCAGTTTCACGACCCAGGTGCTGCCGGAGGATTCCGCGATTCTCATGGCCCTGCTCCGCGAACAGGGTGTGCGGATCGAGGTCGAGGAGGTCAAGGAAAACACGCTGACGATGGTGCTGATGACCTGGGGTCCGCTGCTCCTGATCGTCGGCCTCTGGATCTTCTTCATGCGCCAGATGCAGAGCGGCGGCAACCGCGCCCTCTCCTTCGGCAAGAGCAAGGCCAAGCTGCTGAACGCCAGCGGCAAGAAGGTCACCTTCAAGGACGTGGCCGGAGTCGAGGAGGCGAAGGAGGAACTCTCCGAGATCGTCGAGTTCCTGAAGGAGCCGCAGAAGTTCCAGAAGCTCGGCGGCAGGATTCCGAAGGGCGTGCTGCTGATGGGCCCGCCCGGAACCGGCAAGACCCTGCTGGCGCGGGCGATCGCCGGCGAGGCCAGCGTGCCCTTCTTCTCCATCTCCGGCTCGGACTTCGTCGAGATGTTCGTCGGCGTCGGCGCCAGCCGGGTCCGCGACCTGTTCGAGCAGGGCAAGAAGAACGCCCCCTGCATCATCTTCATCGACGAGATCGACGCCGTCGGCCGCCACCGCGGCGCCGGTCTGGGCGGCGGTCACGACGAGCGCGAGCAGACGCTGAACCAGTTGCTGGTCGAGATGGACGGCTTCGAGACGAACGAGGGCGTGATCCTGATCGCCGCGACCAACCGGCCGGACGTGCTCGACCCGGCGCTGCTGCGGCCGGGCCGCTTCGACCGCCGCGTGGTCGTCGACCGGCCCGACATCGCGGGCCGCCTCGGCATCCTGCAGGTCCACAGCCGCAACATCCCGCTCGACCCGGACGTCGATCTCCAGGTGCTGGCGCGCGGCACGCCCGGCTTCTCCGGCGCCGACCTCGCCAACCTCGTCAACGAGGCGGCGCTGATCGCGGCGCGGCGGAACCACAAGAAGGTCGACATGGCCTCCTTCGAGTTCGCCAAGGACAAGGTGATCATGGGCGCCGAGCGCAAGACCATGATGCTCACCGAGCAGGAGAAGGAGGTCACCGCCTACCACGAGGCCGGTCACGCCCTGGTCGCCGCCTTCATGCCCGAGGCCGACCCCCTGCACAAGATCACGATCATCCCCCGGGGCCGCGCCCTGGGGTTGACGATGCAGCTGCCGACCGAGGACAAGCACACCTACCGCCGCAAGTACGTCGATGCCCAGATCGCGATCCTCATGGGCGGGCGGGTTGCCGAGGAACTGACGCAGGACGACATCACCACCGGCGCCGGTAACGACATCGAGCGTGCCACGGACATGGCACGGCAGATGGTCTGCGAGTGGGGCATGTCGGACCTGGGGCCGCTCAACTTCGGCGAGAAGAGCGAGCCGGTGTTCCTCGGCCGCGATTTCAGCCAGCGGTCCGACTACTCGGACAGCACCGCCCAGTCGATCGACACCGAGATCCAGGCCATCGTCCAGCGCGGCTACGACAGGGCCCGCGACATCCTCTCCGAGTACCGCGAGTTGCTGGAGTCGCTGGCCAGGGAACTGCTCGAGCTCGAGTCGCTCGAGGGCGACCGGGTCTACCAGTTGATCCTCGAGGCCACGGGTCAGGACCTGACGCCGGCGCGTCCGACGACCCGCATCCCCGACCTGGAACCGCCGGACGAGGGCCAGCAGGCCCCCGCCACGGACGACACCCCGGCGCCCGACGTGGCCGGCACGCCCGAACCCGCAACGATCTCCGAGCGGCAGGAACCCGACCCGGTTCCCCTGCCGTTGCCGAAGCCGGAGCGTTAG
- the tilS gene encoding tRNA lysidine(34) synthetase TilS, which produces MTMQPVEAAVAGFFSRHPELARTVRDAPLAVAFSGGPDSTALLRAMRLGAPRFAWRPVAIHVDHRLDDGSARRARTAARIAARLGVPFQVHVARSLPPGRSLEEWARAERYRLLVAAASSLQAAAVLTAHHRLDQAETVLLRILFGSGTAGLGAMRPVSNRLGLPLLRPLLDLEPGDLRDYAAHGGIEPVDDPTNRASGPRRNFVRRRLLPFLAAEAPDIDERLVRLARAARRAEPTVRRLLDQALAPHSGEQSCEVEAEALARLPASLWPAALARLHRLAGATYPPTRNARRELARQFDRRRMSGRSVGCDCGGGWRWEQSRDRLRVLRPRPRENQAIGSLEVGGLE; this is translated from the coding sequence ATGACCATGCAGCCGGTCGAGGCCGCGGTGGCGGGCTTCTTCTCCCGGCACCCGGAACTCGCCCGAACGGTTCGCGATGCTCCGCTGGCCGTCGCGTTCTCGGGCGGTCCCGACTCGACGGCGCTGTTGCGCGCCATGCGGCTCGGCGCGCCCCGGTTCGCCTGGAGACCCGTGGCCATCCACGTCGACCACCGGCTGGACGACGGTTCCGCTCGGCGGGCCCGGACGGCGGCCCGGATCGCCGCGCGCCTCGGGGTTCCCTTCCAGGTCCACGTCGCCCGCTCCCTGCCGCCGGGCCGGAGCCTGGAGGAATGGGCCCGCGCCGAGCGCTACCGGCTGCTCGTCGCGGCCGCCAGCTCGCTTCAGGCGGCGGCGGTCCTGACCGCTCACCATCGCCTCGACCAGGCAGAGACGGTGCTTCTCCGCATCCTCTTCGGCAGCGGCACCGCCGGTCTCGGAGCGATGCGGCCGGTGTCGAACCGGCTCGGACTGCCGCTGCTCCGGCCGCTGCTGGACCTGGAGCCCGGCGATCTGCGGGACTACGCGGCCCACGGCGGCATCGAGCCCGTCGACGATCCGACCAACCGCGCCTCCGGGCCGCGGCGCAACTTCGTCCGCCGCCGCCTCTTGCCCTTTCTCGCGGCGGAGGCCCCCGACATCGACGAGCGGCTCGTCCGTCTGGCCCGGGCCGCGCGCAGGGCCGAGCCCACGGTGCGCCGCCTGCTCGACCAGGCGTTGGCGCCGCACTCCGGAGAGCAGTCCTGTGAGGTCGAGGCCGAGGCTCTGGCGCGGCTGCCGGCGTCGCTGTGGCCGGCGGCGCTGGCCCGCTTGCACCGGCTTGCGGGCGCGACCTACCCGCCCACCCGGAACGCCCGGCGGGAGCTGGCGCGGCAGTTCGACCGGCGGAGGATGAGCGGTCGGTCGGTCGGCTGCGACTGTGGCGGCGGCTGGCGCTGGGAACAGAGTCGCGACCGGCTCAGGGTGCTCCGCCCGCGTCCCCGAGAGAATCAAGCGATTGGATCCCTTGAAGTCGGGGGGCTGGAGTGA
- a CDS encoding metalloregulator ArsR/SmtB family transcription factor, with product MDQKTEHRPVRLGGSLSGLEPRDRRSRHMTKVFKALSDSTRQNILRLLEDEQRCVGDIVGEFDLSQPTISRHLSVLKEADLVIDQRRGQNVIYRLNDEALSESMRSFFGQFRSCQDSLRKPGP from the coding sequence GTGGACCAGAAGACAGAACATCGGCCTGTACGCCTCGGCGGCTCCCTGAGCGGCCTCGAGCCTCGCGACCGGCGCTCCCGTCACATGACGAAGGTCTTCAAGGCGCTGTCCGACTCGACCCGGCAGAACATACTCCGGCTATTGGAAGACGAGCAGCGTTGCGTCGGCGACATCGTTGGCGAGTTCGATCTCTCCCAGCCGACCATCTCGCGCCATCTGTCCGTGCTCAAGGAAGCCGATCTGGTGATCGACCAGAGGCGCGGACAGAACGTGATCTACCGTTTGAACGACGAGGCGCTGTCCGAGTCGATGCGCAGCTTCTTCGGGCAGTTCCGAAGCTGTCAGGACTCGCTGCGCAAGCCCGGCCCCTGA
- the rpmG gene encoding 50S ribosomal protein L33 — MREKIKLVSSAGTGYFYTTTKNKKLSQEKLKLKKYDPKIRRHVEFVEEKMR; from the coding sequence GTGAGAGAAAAGATCAAACTCGTATCGAGTGCCGGTACCGGGTACTTCTACACGACGACGAAGAACAAGAAGCTCAGCCAGGAGAAGCTGAAGCTGAAGAAGTACGACCCGAAGATCCGCCGCCACGTCGAGTTCGTCGAAGAGAAGATGCGGTAG
- a CDS encoding superoxide dismutase — translation MHEVPDLAYPFDALEPHIDARTMEIHHDKHHAAYVANLNGALEGRDELAAMSVENLLRSFDEVPDPIKGAVRNHGGGHANHSLFWSVMSPNGGGAPSGDLATAIDIRFGSFDQLKERFVSAAMGQFGSGWGWLVSGDDGLAVIARPNQDSPLMEGLTPLLGVDVWEHAYYLNYQNRRLDYLNAFWNVVDWDAVAARFRG, via the coding sequence ATGCACGAAGTTCCCGATCTGGCCTACCCGTTCGACGCACTCGAGCCCCACATCGACGCGCGGACCATGGAGATACACCACGACAAGCACCACGCTGCCTACGTCGCCAACCTGAACGGAGCGCTCGAAGGCCGCGACGAACTCGCGGCGATGAGCGTCGAGAATCTGCTCCGCAGCTTCGACGAGGTGCCGGACCCGATCAAGGGCGCCGTACGCAACCATGGAGGAGGCCACGCCAACCACTCGCTGTTCTGGTCGGTCATGAGCCCGAACGGCGGCGGCGCGCCGAGCGGCGACCTGGCCACCGCCATCGACATCCGGTTCGGCAGCTTCGACCAGTTGAAGGAGCGCTTCGTCAGCGCCGCCATGGGCCAGTTCGGCAGCGGCTGGGGCTGGCTGGTGAGCGGCGACGACGGCCTGGCCGTGATCGCGCGTCCGAACCAGGACTCACCGCTGATGGAGGGCCTGACGCCCCTGCTCGGAGTCGACGTGTGGGAACACGCCTACTACCTGAACTACCAGAACCGGCGTCTGGACTACCTGAACGCCTTCTGGAACGTCGTCGACTGGGACGCGGTCGCGGCGCGGTTCAGAGGGTAG
- a CDS encoding S41 family peptidase, protein MKQPWRNLVLLLFAAAVAVGLLAGANLGAVDAEQIAQVRLYTELIETAHANYAVDDVTYRDLVYASIGGMLRNLDPHTSFLPPVAYDSMRERQQSSFYGLGIYVGTRNNRLTVISPIEGTPGYEKGIRAGDIIHLINGEPTEEMNPNEAIRKLKGPKGTDVTVTLLRPGLDEPLEVTVTRAEIPQETVRHAHMLTPETGFLWITDFSRSTGGEVARALAELKDQGMQRLILDLRFNGGGLLDQAIAVSDQFVPPGTTIVETRGRIDSSHQSYGSTGRHEPLGLPVVVLVNGGSASASEIVSGAIQDHDVGLVVGESTWGKGLVQTVYELSYGAGLALTTARYYTPAGRLIQRDYSSYWDYYTGYDANGDNGDEDELPPVDQPEGEDRPVFHTDLGREVYGGGGVTPDYVVELDEDPPIIFRLRTRSGFHRFPFEEGVPEGVDSTDWQVPDDYLERFWDWIVGEDLVSAEELDEALENPAVERHARVRLRYEIFNTAFGLTEGFKAERQLDNQLERALELLDEAEELLERRMEQDRQTRGRSHSTGLVAP, encoded by the coding sequence GTGAAGCAACCTTGGCGCAATCTCGTACTCCTTCTGTTTGCCGCGGCTGTGGCCGTCGGCTTGCTGGCGGGCGCCAACCTGGGAGCGGTCGATGCGGAGCAGATCGCCCAGGTCCGCCTCTACACGGAACTGATCGAGACGGCCCACGCCAACTACGCGGTCGACGACGTCACCTACCGGGATCTCGTCTACGCCTCGATCGGCGGCATGCTGCGCAACCTCGATCCGCACACGAGCTTCCTGCCGCCCGTGGCCTACGACTCGATGCGCGAACGCCAGCAGAGTTCCTTCTACGGCCTGGGCATCTACGTCGGCACGCGCAACAACCGCCTGACCGTCATCTCGCCGATCGAGGGCACGCCCGGTTACGAGAAGGGCATCCGCGCCGGCGACATCATCCACCTGATCAACGGCGAGCCGACGGAGGAGATGAACCCGAACGAGGCGATCCGGAAGCTCAAGGGACCGAAGGGAACGGACGTCACGGTGACGCTGCTTCGTCCCGGCCTCGACGAGCCTCTCGAAGTCACGGTGACGCGGGCCGAGATCCCCCAGGAGACGGTTCGCCACGCCCACATGCTGACGCCGGAAACCGGCTTCCTCTGGATCACGGACTTCTCCCGTTCGACCGGCGGAGAGGTCGCCCGCGCCCTGGCCGAGCTCAAGGACCAGGGCATGCAGCGGCTGATTCTCGACCTCCGGTTCAACGGCGGCGGCCTGCTCGACCAGGCGATCGCCGTCTCCGACCAGTTCGTGCCTCCGGGCACGACGATCGTCGAGACCCGGGGCCGGATCGACAGTTCACACCAGTCGTACGGTTCCACGGGCCGCCACGAGCCGCTCGGCCTGCCGGTCGTCGTGCTCGTGAACGGCGGCTCCGCTTCCGCCTCCGAGATCGTTTCGGGGGCCATCCAGGATCACGACGTGGGCCTCGTCGTCGGCGAGTCGACCTGGGGCAAGGGCCTGGTGCAGACGGTCTACGAGCTGTCCTACGGCGCCGGGCTGGCCCTGACGACGGCGCGCTACTACACGCCGGCGGGGCGGCTGATCCAGCGCGACTACTCCTCGTACTGGGACTACTACACCGGGTACGACGCGAACGGCGACAACGGCGACGAGGACGAGCTGCCGCCGGTCGATCAGCCGGAGGGCGAGGACAGGCCGGTCTTCCACACCGATCTCGGCCGCGAGGTCTACGGCGGCGGCGGCGTGACCCCTGACTACGTGGTCGAACTGGACGAGGATCCGCCCATCATCTTCCGCCTGCGGACCCGCAGCGGCTTCCACCGCTTCCCCTTCGAGGAGGGCGTGCCCGAGGGGGTCGACTCCACCGACTGGCAGGTGCCGGACGACTACCTGGAACGGTTCTGGGACTGGATCGTCGGGGAGGACCTCGTCTCCGCCGAAGAGCTGGACGAGGCTCTGGAGAATCCCGCCGTCGAGCGCCACGCCCGCGTGCGGCTCCGCTACGAGATCTTCAACACGGCGTTCGGCCTGACCGAGGGCTTCAAGGCCGAGCGGCAACTCGACAACCAGCTTGAAAGGGCGCTCGAACTCCTCGACGAAGCGGAGGAGTTGCTGGAGCGCCGCATGGAGCAGGACCGCCAGACCCGCGGCCGCAGCCACAGCACCGGCCTCGTCGCCCCATAG
- a CDS encoding twin-arginine translocase TatA/TatE family subunit: protein MFGPIGMQEMLLIMAAALLIFGPRKLPELGRTLGRGMAEFRRATSDLKRSIDVELDEEKRPAPARRIETPKRSASVSDPGSSKKPRESGAGAPSDPAV, encoded by the coding sequence ATGTTCGGCCCGATCGGCATGCAGGAGATGTTGTTGATCATGGCGGCGGCTCTGCTCATCTTCGGTCCCAGGAAGCTGCCCGAGCTCGGCCGCACGCTCGGCCGCGGCATGGCGGAGTTCCGGCGCGCAACGAGCGACCTGAAGCGGTCGATCGACGTCGAACTCGATGAGGAGAAGCGGCCGGCGCCGGCGCGCCGGATCGAAACTCCCAAGAGAAGCGCGAGCGTGTCGGACCCGGGCAGTTCGAAGAAACCGCGCGAATCGGGCGCCGGGGCCCCGAGTGACCCCGCAGTCTGA
- the tatC gene encoding twin-arginine translocase subunit TatC: MTPQSDDDAPVQTPEAPEPERLPETRLGKRRSDEEEEELPRMTLLEHLDELRRRILRTLIVVVVAFFGCFAFAEQIYNLLAKPIEPHVDQLVFDGVADPFIVQVKVALLAAVFVTSPYLVAQLWGFVAPGLYRREKRYAIPFIFFGSLFFIGGGAFGYFVALPFATEFLVNMGLNANWDADIRIERYFSFAVNVLLGLAVMFQLPIVIFMLSQLGVVTPRFLMRHFRWAVLIIIVVSAVITPTPDAVNMTIVAGPTVLLYLVGVGASALVQRRRKRIEEEEED; the protein is encoded by the coding sequence GTGACCCCGCAGTCTGACGACGACGCTCCGGTCCAGACGCCCGAAGCGCCGGAACCGGAGCGGTTGCCCGAGACGAGGCTGGGCAAGCGGAGGTCCGACGAGGAGGAAGAAGAACTCCCGCGGATGACGCTGCTCGAGCACCTCGACGAGCTGCGCCGCCGCATCCTGCGCACGCTGATCGTCGTCGTGGTCGCGTTCTTCGGCTGCTTCGCGTTCGCCGAACAGATCTACAACCTGCTCGCGAAACCGATCGAGCCCCACGTCGATCAGCTCGTCTTCGACGGCGTCGCGGATCCCTTCATCGTGCAGGTGAAGGTGGCCCTGCTGGCCGCCGTCTTCGTCACCTCGCCCTATCTCGTTGCCCAGCTCTGGGGGTTTGTGGCGCCCGGGCTCTACCGGCGCGAGAAGCGCTACGCGATCCCCTTCATCTTCTTCGGGTCCCTCTTCTTCATCGGCGGCGGTGCCTTCGGTTACTTCGTTGCCCTGCCTTTCGCGACCGAGTTCCTGGTCAACATGGGCCTCAACGCCAACTGGGACGCCGACATCCGGATCGAGCGCTACTTCAGCTTCGCGGTCAACGTGCTGCTCGGACTGGCGGTCATGTTCCAGCTTCCCATCGTCATCTTCATGCTGTCGCAGCTCGGGGTGGTGACGCCGCGATTCCTGATGCGGCATTTCCGCTGGGCGGTGCTCATCATCATCGTCGTCTCCGCGGTGATCACGCCGACACCGGACGCGGTGAACATGACGATCGTGGCGGGGCCCACTGTGCTGCTCTACCTCGTCGGCGTCGGCGCCTCGGCGCTGGTGCAGCGGCGCCGCAAGCGGATCGAGGAGGAGGAGGAAGACTGA
- a CDS encoding HAD family hydrolase encodes MLSSVVLRLRFLLFDVDGVLTDGRLYYVGDEVAVAFDTRDGLAVRRAREAGLGMGLLSARRDSPAVERRAAHLGFDEVLLGCRDKAAAFADLLERRGLDASEVAYVGDDLVDLPVLRAAGLSAAPADAVQEVRDNVDLVLDARGGRGAARELVDRIIEALGPVS; translated from the coding sequence ATGCTCTCCTCTGTCGTCCTGCGGTTGCGTTTCCTGCTCTTCGACGTCGACGGCGTCCTGACCGACGGCCGGCTCTACTACGTCGGCGACGAGGTGGCCGTGGCGTTCGACACCCGGGACGGCCTGGCCGTGCGGCGCGCGCGCGAGGCGGGCCTCGGGATGGGCCTGCTGAGCGCCAGAAGGGACTCTCCTGCGGTCGAGCGCCGCGCCGCCCACCTGGGCTTCGACGAGGTCCTCCTGGGCTGCCGCGACAAGGCCGCGGCCTTCGCCGACCTGCTGGAGCGCCGCGGACTCGATGCGTCCGAAGTCGCCTACGTCGGCGACGACCTGGTCGACCTGCCGGTGCTTCGCGCCGCGGGCCTGTCCGCGGCCCCGGCCGACGCCGTGCAGGAAGTGCGCGACAACGTCGACCTCGTGCTCGACGCCCGCGGCGGCCGCGGCGCCGCCCGCGAACTCGTCGACCGCATCATCGAAGCCCTCGGCCCCGTCTCGTAG
- a CDS encoding KpsF/GutQ family sugar-phosphate isomerase, with the protein MTASKIAEGVADQAAGTDRSLEIARKVLEIEAAAIQGLIGQLGEDFAEAVRRMRDCRGRVVCTGMGKSGHVMKKVAATLSSTGTPALFIHPAEAIHGDLGMIVPGDVVLAASSSGGTEELLKMIDVLHRRGVPLIAITGAARSTIAERADLHLSAAIDQEACPLNLAPTASTTATLALGDALAMALLEARGFTLEDFATLHPGGALGRRLMTVEQVMHRGDGLPCVRLEASLREALFEMTEKSFGITAVLDGEGRLCGVISDGDLRRLLNTEPAPDAGGGAFLDRSVRHYMTPEPKTIPADALVTVALEAMERHRITSLFTCHADGRLEGLVHIHDLWGLRRK; encoded by the coding sequence TTGACCGCGTCGAAGATCGCCGAAGGGGTCGCGGACCAGGCGGCCGGCACGGACCGCAGCCTGGAGATCGCCCGCAAGGTGCTGGAGATCGAGGCTGCCGCCATTCAGGGGTTGATCGGCCAGCTCGGCGAGGACTTCGCGGAGGCGGTGCGGCGGATGCGCGACTGCCGGGGCCGCGTCGTCTGCACCGGCATGGGCAAGAGCGGCCACGTGATGAAGAAGGTGGCGGCGACCCTGTCCTCGACCGGGACCCCGGCCCTCTTCATCCACCCGGCCGAGGCGATCCACGGCGATCTCGGCATGATCGTGCCGGGCGACGTCGTCCTGGCCGCGTCGTCGTCCGGCGGCACGGAAGAACTCCTCAAGATGATCGACGTGCTGCATCGCCGCGGCGTTCCCCTGATCGCGATCACCGGCGCCGCCCGGAGCACGATCGCCGAGCGCGCCGACCTGCACCTCTCGGCCGCGATCGACCAGGAAGCCTGCCCCCTGAACCTGGCCCCAACCGCCTCGACGACCGCGACCCTGGCCCTGGGCGACGCGCTGGCGATGGCGCTGCTCGAAGCCCGCGGCTTCACGCTGGAAGACTTCGCGACGCTCCATCCCGGCGGCGCACTCGGCCGCCGCCTGATGACCGTGGAGCAGGTCATGCACCGCGGCGACGGCCTGCCCTGCGTGAGGCTCGAAGCGTCCCTGCGCGAGGCGCTGTTCGAGATGACCGAGAAGTCGTTCGGCATCACGGCGGTTCTCGACGGCGAGGGCAGGCTCTGCGGCGTGATCTCCGACGGCGACCTGCGGCGGTTGCTGAACACGGAGCCGGCGCCGGACGCGGGCGGCGGCGCCTTTCTCGACCGCTCGGTTCGCCACTACATGACGCCCGAGCCGAAGACGATCCCCGCGGACGCCCTGGTCACCGTCGCCCTGGAGGCGATGGAGCGGCACCGCATCACGTCCCTGTTCACCTGCCACGCCGACGGCCGGCTTGAGGGCCTGGTGCACATTCACGACCTCTGGGGTCTGCGCCGCAAGTAG